Proteins encoded within one genomic window of Asterias rubens unplaced genomic scaffold, eAstRub1.3, whole genome shotgun sequence:
- the LOC117305704 gene encoding uncharacterized protein LOC117305704: protein MTCREVENLQFSLTVEERDMFVQSSSSRRTRQEKKDEGEETGEKRGGKGKRKGKGKGKGKARLPTSKDPARMDRLLQEENSRLRAAIRSSMEDAGMRMGRSYRALVETSESEEEAFLDQAVAAARGSSPFTLAAECGGDSFEAEDSFETGEDSVDEPFTSKKMEKKKNKPRKKTPAPADSYSSQTGGDSFETGGDEGECSVDVPPADSCSSQTEGEEGEDSIEPPTSSKKKQKKKKKKQTPAPVDSDDDPDPPSAYQRDYAPDDQGWTRHLENIQVHSFKGRKPRGPTFGKKSLPVKYFLKFFPLLLLTSIVKWTNTKLKARRLPLTSLPEVKAWFGIHMLMGLVRINNYKDYWASHLGLRNTLISNTMKRHRFDTISEHLACADPSKDPDLIRDKAHRYSTKKKHPLYPLQSLWDKVRHACLKLFNPD, encoded by the coding sequence ATGACATGTAGAGAGGTGGAGAATCTTCAGTTCAGTTTGACGGTGGAAGAGCGAGACATGTTCGTCCAGTCATCTTCTTCGAGAAGGACCCGGCAGGAGAAAAAAGATGAAGGAGAGGAGACGGGAGAGAAGAGAGGAGGCAAGGGGAAACGAAAGGGGAAAGGCAAGGGGAAAGGCAAGGCCCGCCTTCCCACCTCCAAAGACCCGGCTAGAATGGATAGACTTCTCCAAGAAGAGAACAGCCGCTTGAGAGCAGCCATCAGGTCAAGCATGGAAGATGCCGGCATGAGGATGGGGAGGTCTTACAGAGCCCTGGTGGAGACCTCGGAGAGCGAGGAGGAAGCTTTCCTCGACCAGGCTGTTGCAGCGGCAAGAGGCAGTTCACCCTTCACCCTGGCTGCCGAATGTGGTGGGGACAGCTTTGAGGCCGAAGACAGCTTCGAGACGGGAGAGGATTCGGTGGACGAGCCATTTACTTCCAAGAAGAtggaaaagaagaagaacaagcCAAGGAAGAAAACACCGGCCCCTGCTGATTCCTACAGCTCGCAGACGGGAGGGGACAGCTTTGAGACAGGAGGTGATGAGGGAGAGTGTTCGGTGGACGTGCCACCTGCTGATTCCTGCAGCTCGCAGACGGAAGGGGAAGAGGGAGAAGACTCCATCGAGCCACCAACTTCTTCCAAGaagaaacagaagaagaagaagaagaagcaaaCACCAGCCCCTGTTGACTCAGACGATGACCCTGATCCCCCCTCCGCCTACCAGAGGGACTATGCGCCGGACGACCAGGGTTGGACCCGCCATCTGGAGAATATCCAAGTCCACAGTTTTAAGGGGAGAAAACCAAGAGGCCCAACTTTCGGGAAGAAGTCATTACCAGTTAAGTACTTCTTGAAGTTTTTTCCGCTACTTCTCTTGACATCGATCGTCAAGTGGACTAACACCAAGTTAAAAGCCCGGAGACTACCACTCACTTCCCTACCAGAGGTAAAGGCATGGTTTGGGATCCATATGCTAATGGGTCTCGTCCGCATCAACAACTATAAGGATTACTGGGCATCCCATCTCGGCCTTCGCAACACCCTCATCTCCAACACAATGAAACGGCACCGGTTTGACACCATCAGTGAGCACTTGGCCTGTGCTGATCCATCCAAGGACCCAGATCTGATACGCGACAAGGCCCATCGATACTCAACAAAGAAGAAGCATCCCCTCTACCCTCTGCAGTCCTTGTGGGATAAGGTTCGTCACGCCTGTCTAAAGCTCTTCAACCCTGATTAG
- the LOC117305724 gene encoding uncharacterized protein LOC117305724, with protein MSNHLHTATEVCRQLGYERHTNSIYHSASAIPTTYISQTSSPAKISQHEQLCNHRISCRSTCDQLFLPHGNWQSGCPQTLEGQTCDFSCDAGYGMIGSSSRTCTSNGWTGNHPFCDGDLWKTDIERESHRKSYLSHRDLSNYLKNYLCDNYPGVYWMVSVYDPVTGFHVHTVKGQVRKVYSRFRVNGKHNIVVGQSLPNIGSPHNDLSDLFRQAYSPKYDQTGWFGWGGSVLNAQRTVSATWGKLVNLGVRPIMLLIYRSTFSGAWASCYDENRVHIRKGVVLLIE; from the exons ATGAGCAATCACTTACACACTGCTACTGAAGTTTGTAGACAACTTGGATATGAGCGACACACCAATTCCATTTACCACAGTGCATCAGCAATCCCAACAACTTACATATCACAAACTTCATCCCCAGCGAAAATATCCCAACATGAACAACTATGTAACCACAGAATCAGCTGTAGAAGTACATGTGATCAACTCTTCCTTCCTCACGGTAATTGGCAATCCGGATGCCCACAAACACTGGAAGGACAAACTTGTGACTTTTCTTGTGATGCTGGTTATGGAATGATAGGATCATCATCTCGAACCTGTACAAGCAATGGATGGACAGGGAATCACCCATTTTGTGATG gagactTATGGAAGACTGACATTGAAAGAGAAAGTCATAGAAAGTCCTATCTTAGCCATCGTGACCTGTCCAATTATCTGAAAAATTATTTATGTGACAACTATCCAGGAGTCTATTGGATGGTTTCAGTCTACGATCCTGTTACTGGTTTTCATGTACACACTGTCAAAGGACAGGTTAGAAAGGTTTATTCACGTTTTCGTGTTAACGGAAAACATAACATTGTGGTAGGACAAAGCCTACCCAACATTGGATCACCTCACAATGACTTGAGTGATTTGTTTAGGCAAGCATATTCTCCCAAGTATGATCAAACAGGATGGTTTGGATGGGGTGGTTCAGTTTTAAATGCTCAGCGTACAGTTAGTGCAACGTGGGGCAAGCTTGTCAATCTCGGAGTGAGACCAATCATGCTTCTTATTTACAGGAGCACATTTAGCGGTGCATGGGCTTCGTGTTATGACGAAAATCGAGTGCATATCAGAAAGGGTGTGGTATTGCTGATAGAATga